The following proteins come from a genomic window of Diadema setosum chromosome 20, eeDiaSeto1, whole genome shotgun sequence:
- the LOC140243281 gene encoding STE20/SPS1-related proline-alanine-rich protein kinase-like, translated as MASSTGTTPGAPAAPASEPPTAQQWPNTRESYEIKTVLGHGATATVHKAVCIPRNEDCAIKRINLEKCNTTMEELTKEIQAMCLCKHTNVVQYFTSFVVKDEIWLVMRLLEAGSCLDLIKHMLKRGKGKGGLFEEAIIATILKETLQGLEYLHGHGQIHRDVKAGNILLGSDGTVQLADFGVSSWIATGGDLSRDKVRTTFVGTPCWMAPEVMEQVAGYNAKADIWSFGILAIELATGAAPYAKFPAMKVLMLTLQNEPPNLDSCSENKDEYKKYSKEFRKMISKCLQKDPTKRPSAADLLKSPFFKKAKDKKYLVEGLIEEGLKIRSASQQAVKRVPGSSGRLHRTVDGGWEWSDEELDENSEEGKAASIGRSPRVGANYKEALDQEMGKKKEESEKIEEAAVKSIDATSPEPNSSGDGTEVPLHLVLRLRNASKELHDIRFDFRIDQDTPNGLSQELVKEGLVDGRDVIVVAANLEKVIQNKECKSLTFRLNSGCGVNEVPDDKALIGFANLSVS; from the exons ATGGCGAGCTCCACAGGAACTACCCCAGGAGCCCCTGCTGCTCCCGCCTCGGAACCTCCAACTGCCCAGCAATGGCCGAATACTAGGGAAAGCTACGAAATTAAAACAGTTTTAG GGCATGGAGCCACAGCGACAGTTCACAAGGCGGTGTGCATCCCTCGCAATGAAGACTGCGCCATCAAGAGAATCAACCTGGAGAAGTGCAATACCACCATGGAGGAACTCACG AAAGAGATCCAGGCGATGTGTCTGTGTAAGCACACCAACGTGGTGCAGTACTTCACCTCCTTTGTCGTCAAGGATGAGATCTGGCTGGTCATGAGGCTCCTGGAAGCTG GGTCCTGCCTTGATCTGATCAAGCACATGTTAAAGAGAGGGAAGGGCAAAGGTGGTCTGTTTGAGGAGGCAATCATAGCAACCATTCTGAAGGAGACACTGCAGGGGCTGGAGTATCTCCACGGACACGGCCAGATCCACAG GGACGTCAAGGCAGGTAACATTCTCCTTGGCTCTGACGGGACGGTCCAGTTGGCTGACTTTGGGGTGAGCTCGTGGATTGCCACAGGTGGCGACCTCTCGCGAGACAAGGTCAGGACGACATTTGTCGGAACCCCATGCTGGATGGCGCCGGAAGTTATGGAACAG GTAGCAGGGTATAATGCCAAGGCAGACATCTGGAGCTTTGGGATCCTGGCCATTGAGCTGGCCACAGGTGCAGCACCCTACGCCAAGTTTCCTGCCATGAAG GTCCTGATGTTGACACTGCAGAATGAGCCACCAAACCTAGATTCCTGTTCAGAGAACAAGGACGAGTACAAGAAGTACAGCAAGGAATTCCGCAAGATGATCTCCAAGTGTCTACAGAAGGACCCCACCAAAAG GCCATCTGCTGCTGATCTTCTGAAAAGCCCGTTCTTTAAGAAGGCCAAGGACAAGAAGTACCTTGTTGAAGGCCTCATCGAGGAAGGTCTCAAGATCAGGAGTGCCTCACAGCAGGCG GTGAAGCGGGTACCCGGGTCCAGCGGGCGTCTCCACCGCACGGTGGATGGGGGCTGGGAGTGGTCCGACGAGGAGCTGGATGAGAACAGCGAGGAGGGTAAGGCAGCCAGCATCGGCCGCTCCCCCAGGGTTGGGGCCAACTATAAGGAGGCCCTGGACCAGGAGAtgggaaagaagaaagaagaatctGAG AAAATTGAAGAAGCAGCTGTGAAATCTATCGATGCGACCAGCCCAGAGCCAAACAGCAGCGGCGACGGGACTGAGGTCCCGCTTCACCTTGTTCTACGTCTGAG GAATGCCAGCAAGGAGCTGCATGACATCAGGTTCGACTTCCGCATTGACCAGGACACGCCCAACGGTCTCTCCCAAGAACTGGTCAAGGAAGGGCTAGTTGATGGAAGGGACGTCATTGTAG TGGCGGCAAACTTAGAGAAGGTGATTCAGAACAAGGAATGCAAGTCTCTTACCTTTAGACTC AACTCTGGCTGTGGAGTGAACGAAGTGCCAGATGACAAGGCCCTCATAGGCTTCGCCAATCTTTCTGTCAGCTAG